In Solanum pennellii chromosome 7, SPENNV200, the following are encoded in one genomic region:
- the LOC107025171 gene encoding uncharacterized protein K02A2.6-like produces the protein MENYCCKFVQKCHKCQVHSDLIRVPPHGLNAMSSPWPFVAWGIDVIGPIEPASSNGHKFILVAIDYFTKWVKAASDKSVTKKVVADFVRNNLICRFGVPESIIIDNGAKLNSHLMRYICEQFKITHQKSTAYRPQMNGAVEVANKNIKKILRKMIDKHQGWHEMLPYALLGYHTTVRTSTGATPYLLVYGTEAVIPAEVEIPSLRIIQEAELSNAEWVSKRIDQLTLIDEKRMVVVCHGQLYRQRMIRAFHKRVRARIFEVGQSVLKHIFPHQDEYKGKFAPNWQVPYMVRKVFSVGALVLSDMDGTVWPKPINSNAVKRYYV, from the coding sequence ATGGAGAATTATTGCTGCAAGTTTGtgcaaaaatgtcataaatgtcaagtgcacaGTGATTTGATCCGAGTGCCGCCTCACGGACTcaatgctatgagttcaccttggccatttgtagcttggggtaTAGATGTCATCGGTCCGATAGAGCCAGCCTCTTCTAATGgacacaaatttattttggttgccattgattatttcaccaagtgggtaAAAGCAGCTTCAGacaagtcggtaaccaagaaagttgtagctgattttgttcgcaacaattTGATATGCAGATTCGGAGTACCAGAATCCATTATTATCGACAATGGTGCAAAActcaacagtcacttgatgagatatatatgtgagcaatttaaGATTACTCACCAAAAGTCAACCGCTTATCGTCCCCAAATGAACGGAGCTGTAGAGGTtgccaataagaatatcaaaaagattttgaggaaaatgattgacaagcATCAAGGTTGGCATGAGATGTTACCATATGCTTTATTGGGGTACCACACGACTGTCAGAACATCGACTGGAGCTACTCCTTACTTGCTAGTGTATGGGACAGaagcagtcatacctgctgaagtcGAAATACCGTctttgagaatcatccaagaagctgagttAAGTAATGCTGAATGGGTCAGCAAGCGGATTGATCAACtaactttgattgatgagaagagaatggttgtcGTCTGTCATGGTCAGTTGTATAGACAAAGAATGATTCGTGCCTTTCACAAGAGAGTAAGAGCCAGAATTTTCGAAGTTGGTCAATCGGTCCTTAAGcacatttttcctcatcaagatgaGTACAAAGGAAAGTTCGCACCAAACTGGCAAGTTCCTTACATGGTTCGTAAAGTATTTTCTGTaggtgctttggtcctgtcGGATATGGATGGCACCGTATGGCCAAAACCAATCAACTCAAATGCAgtcaagagatactacgtgTGA